In Chryseobacterium camelliae, one DNA window encodes the following:
- a CDS encoding cold shock domain-containing protein has protein sequence MADSFSKKENFKKKVQKAKEKAQKREERKTSNNKGKSLDDMLMYVDANGQLTSTPPDNTERAEIDLDNIQLGAAPIEAEEIRKTGIITFFSEKGYGFITEDKSKENVFFHSNNCTEMVKKGNKVSFEKERSPKGFSAVDIKLVK, from the coding sequence ATGGCGGATTCTTTCTCTAAAAAAGAAAATTTTAAGAAAAAAGTTCAAAAAGCAAAAGAAAAAGCTCAGAAACGTGAAGAGCGTAAAACGAGCAACAACAAAGGCAAGAGCCTTGATGACATGCTGATGTACGTAGATGCGAACGGTCAGCTGACTTCCACACCACCGGATAATACCGAAAGAGCTGAAATCGATCTGGATAACATCCAGCTGGGTGCTGCTCCTATTGAAGCGGAAGAAATCAGAAAAACAGGAATTATTACCTTCTTCAGTGAAAAAGGCTATGGTTTTATTACGGAAGACAAATCGAAAGAAAATGTATTCTTCCACAGTAACAACTGTACGGAAATGGTGAAGAAAGGCAATAAGGTGTCATTCGAAAAAGAGAGATCCCCGAAAGGATTTTCTGCGGTTGATATCAAACTGGTTAAATAA
- a CDS encoding nucleotidyltransferase domain-containing protein has protein sequence MTTSMLKSRNLILLEAISGSRAFGLATENSDTDIRGVYYLPKEDFFGLNHIPQVSNETNDITYYEIGRFVELLQKNNPNILEVLASPEDCILRKHPLMDLLKPEDFLSKLCKDTFAGYAISQIRKAKGLNKKILNPMDRGKKSILDFCYILHDQGSVPLKKWLREFSFFGGQHGLVQEKCGLISIEHTKGMFALFYDESGDLGYKGIIRHEEANQVSISSVPKEEKPLAYLFCNLDAYSTYCKDYREYWKWVSERNEDRYNVNQKHGQNYDSKNMMHTIRLLQSCEQIFKTGSLDIRVANRDELLDIKAGNRSYEDVMKKAEDLIRSIEHHYSTSRLPETPDLEKTAIILVNIREEVYKNK, from the coding sequence ATGACCACTTCAATGCTAAAATCCAGAAACCTCATCCTCCTCGAAGCTATCTCCGGCAGCCGTGCTTTCGGGCTGGCTACAGAAAATTCAGATACCGATATCCGGGGTGTGTATTATCTGCCGAAAGAGGACTTTTTCGGGTTGAATCATATACCACAGGTTTCCAATGAAACAAATGACATTACCTATTATGAAATCGGGAGGTTTGTGGAACTGTTGCAGAAAAATAATCCGAATATTCTGGAAGTCCTGGCCAGCCCGGAAGACTGTATCCTCCGGAAGCATCCGCTGATGGATCTTTTGAAGCCGGAAGATTTCCTGTCGAAACTGTGTAAAGATACGTTTGCCGGATATGCTATTTCACAGATCAGGAAAGCGAAGGGCCTGAATAAAAAAATTCTGAATCCCATGGATCGGGGGAAAAAGTCCATCCTGGATTTCTGCTATATCCTGCATGATCAGGGCTCAGTACCGCTCAAAAAGTGGCTGCGTGAGTTTTCCTTTTTTGGAGGCCAACATGGATTGGTACAGGAAAAATGTGGACTGATAAGCATTGAACATACCAAAGGGATGTTTGCGCTTTTTTATGATGAGTCCGGAGATCTCGGTTACAAAGGGATTATCCGGCATGAAGAGGCCAACCAGGTTTCCATATCATCGGTTCCGAAAGAGGAAAAGCCGCTGGCGTACCTGTTCTGTAACCTTGATGCCTATTCCACGTACTGCAAAGACTACCGCGAATACTGGAAGTGGGTTTCTGAAAGGAATGAGGACCGATATAATGTCAACCAAAAGCACGGACAGAATTACGACAGCAAGAATATGATGCATACCATCCGTTTGTTGCAGTCCTGCGAACAGATTTTTAAGACCGGTTCGCTGGATATCCGTGTGGCTAACCGGGACGAACTCCTGGACATCAAAGCCGGCAACCGTTCATATGAGGATGTCATGAAAAAAGCGGAAGATCTCATCCGTTCCATTGAGCACCACTATTCAACTTCCCGGCTTCCCGAAACTCCGGATTTGGAAAAGACTGCAATAATCCTGGTAAACATCCGGGAGGAAGTGTATAAAAACAAATAA
- a CDS encoding tRNA(His) guanylyltransferase Thg1 family protein, producing the protein MKIEEIEAVMRKNEGLSEQYVLPGNYIIVRLDGKGFTKLTKEKLTLEKPFDEKFGKVMIDMARYLFNTGFKVIYGYTQSDEISLLIDRDDQTFSRKIRKLNSVLAGEASAFFSLQFQEICVFDCRTIAIPNQEMLLDYFCWRQEDAHRNSLSAYCYWTLRNNGFPAKQAAGKIEKMSQAEKNELLFQYGINYNTLPLWQKRGVGIYNKEVMKQGFNPVTNEKVDCVRKELFVEKELVLRGEYRAFLSSIFNVYSH; encoded by the coding sequence ATGAAAATTGAAGAAATAGAAGCCGTCATGCGTAAAAATGAGGGCCTTTCGGAACAATATGTCCTCCCGGGAAATTATATCATTGTAAGACTGGACGGAAAAGGCTTCACGAAACTGACCAAAGAAAAGCTTACCCTGGAAAAACCGTTTGATGAAAAATTCGGCAAAGTAATGATTGATATGGCAAGGTATCTTTTTAATACCGGTTTTAAAGTAATCTATGGCTACACCCAAAGTGATGAAATTTCTTTATTGATTGATAGAGACGACCAGACCTTCAGCAGAAAAATACGGAAACTAAATTCTGTATTGGCCGGTGAAGCCAGTGCCTTTTTCAGCCTGCAATTTCAGGAAATCTGTGTTTTCGACTGCCGCACCATAGCGATTCCCAACCAGGAAATGCTGCTGGATTATTTCTGCTGGCGGCAGGAAGACGCGCACCGGAATTCTCTTTCCGCCTATTGCTACTGGACTTTGCGGAATAATGGCTTCCCCGCAAAACAAGCCGCCGGAAAGATCGAGAAAATGTCACAGGCCGAGAAAAATGAACTGCTCTTTCAATATGGCATCAATTACAATACGCTTCCGTTATGGCAGAAACGCGGCGTTGGGATCTATAATAAAGAAGTTATGAAGCAGGGTTTTAATCCGGTGACGAATGAAAAGGTGGATTGTGTGAGGAAGGAATTGTTTGTGGAAAAGGAATTGGTACTGCGTGGGGAATATAGAGCATTTTTGAGTTCAATTTTTAATGTTTATAGCCATTGA
- a CDS encoding AAA family ATPase, with protein MMEMIIFTGIPASGKSSLYKELFFKSHIRISLDLLNTRNKENKLLRYCFETQSKMVIDNTNITVESRKKYIESAKQNQYEIIGYFFESSIQDCLERNRNRKDAINEIGIKAKYKDLEKPGFKEGFDKIFNVRIVNNTFKISPYEN; from the coding sequence ATGATGGAAATGATCATCTTTACCGGGATTCCGGCGAGCGGAAAAAGTTCCTTGTATAAGGAACTTTTTTTCAAATCCCACATCAGGATCAGCCTGGATTTGCTGAACACACGAAATAAAGAAAATAAGTTGCTGCGGTATTGTTTTGAAACGCAGTCGAAAATGGTGATCGACAATACAAACATAACCGTAGAAAGCCGTAAAAAGTATATTGAATCTGCGAAACAGAATCAATATGAAATCATAGGATATTTTTTTGAAAGCAGCATTCAGGATTGCCTGGAAAGAAACAGGAACAGAAAAGACGCCATCAATGAAATTGGAATAAAAGCCAAATACAAAGATCTGGAAAAGCCCGGATTTAAAGAAGGCTTTGATAAAATATTCAATGTTAGAATTGTCAATAATACCTTTAAAATCAGTCCTTATGAAAATTGA
- a CDS encoding ATP-grasp domain-containing protein — translation MKNIVALSPMYTEDSNNLKKASLNSSYEVNRFNAKWNVPEEFRADVVAVYGEDIYAEIVAEQCNLILTKPNDNWLSEIPESLTKRQITYGQLKDFVHEKNIFIKCSDFKSFKAGVFDSVTDIPGFESLDPGISVFTSEVVEWELEVRCFVLDSEIKTYSSYWRNNSFDASPLSEDEQKGLHKFYRDFIQVCSETIPRAIVLDFGIIKGKGWALIEANPAWCSGLYACDAEKALEVIVESCSKKLA, via the coding sequence ATGAAAAATATCGTCGCACTGTCTCCTATGTATACAGAGGACAGTAACAATCTGAAAAAGGCTTCACTCAACTCCTCTTACGAAGTGAACCGGTTCAATGCAAAATGGAATGTTCCGGAAGAATTCCGTGCGGATGTCGTGGCAGTGTATGGCGAAGATATCTATGCTGAGATCGTAGCTGAACAATGCAACCTGATTTTGACAAAACCAAATGACAACTGGCTTTCTGAAATCCCGGAATCATTGACAAAACGTCAGATCACTTACGGTCAGCTGAAAGATTTTGTACACGAAAAAAACATTTTCATCAAGTGTTCCGATTTTAAAAGCTTTAAAGCAGGAGTCTTCGATAGTGTCACAGACATTCCAGGATTTGAATCACTGGATCCCGGGATATCCGTTTTCACTTCTGAGGTGGTAGAATGGGAGCTTGAAGTACGCTGCTTTGTTTTGGATAGCGAAATCAAAACCTATTCTTCTTATTGGCGGAATAACAGTTTTGATGCCAGCCCGTTATCTGAAGATGAACAAAAAGGCCTGCACAAATTTTACAGAGACTTTATACAGGTCTGTTCTGAAACTATTCCCAGAGCCATTGTCCTTGACTTTGGGATTATTAAAGGAAAAGGCTGGGCTCTCATTGAGGCCAACCCGGCATGGTGTTCCGGGCTGTACGCCTGCGATGCAGAGAAGGCTCTGGAAGTTATAGTGGAAAGCTGTAGTAAAAAATTAGCATGA
- a CDS encoding nucleotidyltransferase domain-containing protein, with protein MTPKILEKLKEVEERRGIEILLAVESGSRAWGFASPDSDYDIRFIYRHKKEWYLSPWDKDETIEFMTEDDLDGSGWDLRKTFHLLLKSNAALLSWFYSPIVYLKNEEFYKLFKPLADECFSPIAVSYHYMSMSKKYLEACRKDVIKLKSYFYCLRTTLTGKWILEKGTVPPVLFSELLVLVDDAARIKIEYLIALKATKGESYDHPNDWKLFSWLENLIKKNEEGSKSLKSGNADKSKMETVFREILMN; from the coding sequence ATGACACCCAAAATACTTGAAAAACTAAAAGAAGTCGAGGAAAGACGCGGCATAGAAATACTTCTTGCCGTAGAATCCGGAAGCAGGGCATGGGGTTTTGCCTCACCGGACAGCGATTACGATATACGCTTTATCTACAGGCACAAAAAAGAATGGTACCTTTCCCCCTGGGATAAGGATGAAACAATAGAGTTCATGACCGAGGACGACCTGGACGGCTCCGGCTGGGACCTGCGCAAGACTTTTCATTTATTATTGAAGTCCAATGCTGCCCTGCTAAGCTGGTTCTACTCGCCAATCGTGTATTTGAAGAATGAGGAGTTTTATAAACTGTTCAAACCTTTGGCCGATGAATGTTTCTCTCCTATAGCCGTTTCCTACCACTACATGAGCATGAGCAAAAAATATCTGGAGGCCTGCCGGAAGGATGTAATAAAGCTGAAAAGCTATTTTTACTGCCTCCGCACTACCCTGACCGGGAAATGGATCCTGGAAAAAGGCACTGTGCCACCGGTTTTGTTCAGCGAATTGCTGGTACTGGTTGATGATGCTGCGAGAATCAAAATAGAATATTTAATCGCTTTAAAAGCGACCAAAGGGGAATCTTATGATCATCCGAATGACTGGAAGCTTTTTAGCTGGCTGGAGAACCTGATCAAAAAGAATGAAGAAGGATCCAAAAGCCTGAAAAGCGGAAATGCAGATAAGAGTAAGATGGAGACCGTGTTCAGGGAAATATTAATGAATTAA
- a CDS encoding RtcB family protein, whose product MKFNGHHLIERGYRPAQWFKDAIQYINENQLDESQITTYLEQFAQSEQLPLHEEPKEFIINIRAEHEHETDNVEKVINTMKVLMKTPTLIGGAIMPDACPTGPEGHIPVGGVVVAKNAIHPGFHSADICCSVMLTDFGKADPKSVLDAAHSATHFGYGGRPRGEQMPMSQELMDAFRENDFLNDEKLISIARSHMGTQGDGNHFLFVGISRNTGNTMLVTHHGSRAPGAALYDKGMKVANRFRMDISPETLKENAWIPYDTEEGKSYWEALQLIRAWTKENHTSIHDAVLKTMELEKEDRYWNEHNFVFKDGDLFYHAKGATPLDDKFMPDITGPRLIPLNMAEPVLIVKGTTNERNMGFAPHGAGRNFSRTKHKKSLAHKTIEEVFAEETQGLDVRFFTNEIDISELPTAYKSAKNVRAQIEEYGLCEVLDEVMPYGCIMAGDVQKNAPWKKKKKFRKA is encoded by the coding sequence ATGAAATTCAACGGACATCATTTAATCGAACGCGGATACAGGCCTGCCCAATGGTTTAAGGATGCGATTCAGTACATCAATGAAAATCAACTGGATGAAAGCCAGATTACCACATATCTTGAGCAGTTCGCCCAGTCTGAACAGCTTCCGCTCCATGAAGAGCCGAAAGAGTTCATCATCAACATCAGGGCTGAACATGAACATGAAACCGACAATGTGGAAAAAGTAATCAACACCATGAAAGTACTGATGAAAACCCCAACCCTGATAGGAGGAGCTATCATGCCGGATGCCTGTCCTACAGGACCTGAAGGGCATATCCCGGTGGGCGGTGTTGTGGTAGCCAAAAACGCCATTCACCCTGGATTCCATAGTGCGGATATCTGCTGTTCCGTAATGCTGACGGATTTTGGGAAAGCTGATCCCAAGTCCGTACTGGATGCGGCACACTCAGCTACACATTTCGGATACGGAGGAAGGCCTAGAGGGGAACAGATGCCAATGTCGCAGGAACTGATGGATGCATTCCGGGAAAACGACTTCCTGAATGATGAAAAACTTATCAGTATTGCCCGTTCGCATATGGGAACACAGGGTGACGGAAACCACTTCCTGTTTGTCGGGATTTCAAGAAATACAGGAAATACAATGCTGGTTACCCACCACGGATCGCGTGCTCCCGGTGCTGCATTGTATGATAAAGGAATGAAAGTGGCCAACAGGTTCAGAATGGATATTTCGCCCGAGACCCTGAAGGAAAATGCCTGGATTCCGTATGATACCGAAGAAGGAAAATCCTATTGGGAAGCTTTACAGCTGATCAGAGCATGGACCAAAGAAAACCATACCTCAATTCATGATGCCGTTTTAAAAACGATGGAGCTTGAAAAAGAAGACCGCTACTGGAACGAACACAATTTCGTCTTCAAAGACGGAGACCTGTTCTACCATGCTAAAGGAGCGACTCCGCTGGATGATAAATTCATGCCGGATATTACAGGGCCCAGACTAATTCCGTTAAACATGGCGGAACCGGTGCTGATCGTAAAAGGAACAACTAACGAAAGGAACATGGGGTTTGCACCGCACGGAGCCGGAAGGAATTTCAGCAGGACAAAGCATAAAAAATCACTGGCGCACAAAACCATTGAAGAAGTCTTCGCCGAAGAAACCCAGGGACTGGACGTCCGTTTCTTTACGAATGAAATTGATATTTCTGAACTTCCGACCGCCTATAAAAGTGCAAAGAACGTAAGAGCCCAGATCGAAGAATACGGATTGTGTGAAGTCCTGGATGAAGTGATGCCTTACGGATGTATTATGGCGGGAGACGTACAAAAAAATGCGCCGTGGAAGAAAAAGAAGAAATTCAGAAAAGCATAA
- a CDS encoding HopJ type III effector protein translates to MLKEQLKNTPETIQFKEVIAYIDEYYDFTPTKFTNGNTVNEAGQNNGSCKVFSFARLNDLSKEETLNLFGEFYREDVLKNPEGNDHQNIRNFMQYGWAGISFEGEALKTK, encoded by the coding sequence ATGTTAAAAGAACAGCTAAAGAACACCCCGGAAACCATTCAGTTTAAAGAAGTCATTGCCTATATCGACGAATACTATGATTTTACACCTACAAAATTCACCAACGGTAATACTGTTAATGAAGCCGGCCAGAATAACGGTTCATGCAAAGTCTTCAGTTTTGCCCGGCTGAACGATCTTTCAAAAGAGGAGACCCTAAACCTTTTCGGTGAATTCTACCGTGAAGATGTACTGAAAAACCCTGAAGGAAACGATCACCAGAACATCAGGAACTTTATGCAGTACGGCTGGGCCGGAATATCCTTTGAAGGGGAAGCATTAAAAACAAAGTAA
- a CDS encoding helix-turn-helix transcriptional regulator, whose product MSSNKNALIRYETLDRCLKNRYRKYTLEDLIDACSEALFEFEGKESYVSRRTVQLDLQNMRSEKFGYEAPIEVYDRKYYRYSDPDYSIHNISVNDSDLKAMNNAIQILKQFKDFSMFKEMNGVIQKLEDSIHATHQKSIIHLDKNEQLRGLEHIDILYESIAGKKVLRIFYKSFTAREANTYTVHPQLLKEYNNRWFLICLYKGKIYNLALDRMEDIQADEHIAYIDCHLDGDDYFKDVIGVTVSETLKPKKVVFFVDASNAPYVKTKPLHSSQEIISETEEGALFKICVQVNYELERMLLGFGDCLVVHKPRKLRLKLQEKFIAGSRNYEKLEIENEL is encoded by the coding sequence ATGTCATCCAACAAAAATGCGCTCATCCGTTACGAGACCCTGGACCGCTGCCTCAAGAACAGGTACAGGAAATACACGCTCGAAGATCTGATTGATGCCTGCTCAGAAGCATTGTTTGAATTTGAGGGCAAAGAATCCTACGTCAGCAGGCGTACGGTACAGCTGGACCTCCAGAATATGCGGAGTGAAAAATTCGGATATGAGGCGCCGATTGAGGTCTATGACAGGAAATATTACCGCTACAGCGATCCCGATTACAGCATCCATAATATTTCCGTGAACGACAGTGACCTGAAAGCGATGAACAATGCCATACAGATCCTGAAACAGTTCAAGGATTTCTCCATGTTCAAGGAGATGAACGGCGTCATCCAGAAACTGGAGGATTCCATCCACGCCACCCATCAGAAATCCATCATACACCTCGATAAGAATGAACAGCTCCGCGGCCTGGAACATATCGACATCCTCTACGAAAGCATTGCGGGAAAGAAGGTGCTGCGCATCTTCTACAAAAGCTTTACAGCAAGAGAAGCCAACACTTATACGGTGCATCCTCAACTTTTGAAGGAATACAATAACCGATGGTTCCTTATCTGCCTGTATAAAGGTAAAATTTACAATTTAGCCCTGGACAGGATGGAAGATATACAGGCTGATGAGCATATTGCATATATCGATTGTCATCTGGATGGAGATGATTATTTCAAAGATGTCATAGGAGTTACGGTATCCGAAACCCTGAAACCCAAAAAAGTGGTTTTCTTCGTAGATGCTTCTAATGCACCCTATGTCAAAACAAAACCGCTGCACAGCAGCCAGGAAATCATCAGCGAAACGGAGGAAGGAGCCTTGTTTAAAATCTGTGTACAGGTCAACTACGAACTGGAGCGTATGTTGCTGGGTTTCGGCGATTGCCTGGTCGTTCACAAACCCAGGAAACTGAGGCTGAAGCTACAGGAAAAATTCATAGCGGGAAGCCGGAATT